The Haploplasma axanthum region TTGTTTTTTTATTGACAACTAATTTTTGTCATGTTATACTTAAAACAGTTTTAAGGTATGCCTTAAATTAGAAAGAGGATAATAAATGAAGAAATTAATTTTTATATTAACAACATTATTAGCATTTGCACTTGTTGGATGTAATAATAATAAATACGAATATGTTGAAGGAAAAGTTAACATTGTTGCAACAACAACAATGTTAGGAGACTTAGCTAAAGAAATTGGTGGAGATTACGTTTCTGTTAAAACCCTAATGGGAGTTGGAGTTGATCCACATAATTATGAAGCACGTCCAAGTGATTCTAGAGCATTAACTAAATCTGATTTAGTTGTTGTTAGTGGATTACATTTGGAAGCGAAAATGGGAGAAATATTAGAAAAACTTCCAAATGAAAAAGTAATTGTAGTTGGAAATAGTCTTGAAGCATCAAAACTTCTAAAAGATGAAGATGGAGCAATTGACCCACACTTTTGGTTTGATATAAACTTATGGAAAGTTGCTGCTAATGCACTTGGAAATAAACTAATTGCTGTTGATAGTGAAAATAAAATCGCTTATGAAACAAGACTTAATACTTATCTTAATGAACTTGATGTTTTAGACGCTTATGTTAGATCAAAAGTTTCAGAACTATCTGAAGATAAAAGAAAACTTGTAACAGCTCATGATGCTTTTCAATATTTTGCTCATGCATATGGATTTGAAGTTCATGCAATTCAAGGAATTTCTACACAAAGTGAAGCAAGTACAAAGGATATTCAAGATTTAGCTAAACTAGTAAAAGAATTAAATGTTAAAGCAGTTTTCATTGAAAGTTCAGTTCCAGAAGCAACTATTAGATCTGTAATTGAAGGTGCAAAAGCTCTTGGACATACTGTTACTATTGGTGGAGAATTATATTCTGATTCATTAGGTGATAGTGCTTCAGGTACTGAAACATATATCAAAACAATTAGAGCAAACATTGACACTATTGTTAATGCTTTAAAATAATTAAAGAAGGTGACTAACTATTAAAAGTCAAGTGTTATTTTAAAGAAAACACGAAAAGACCTCTATTTGCTTAGAAATGAGGTTTTACTAGTTATTACAGATGACTTTTACTTAACCGCCACAGTTTAAGTAAAGAGTTATTTTAGAAGACTCGAATCAAAATATGTTTTAGTTGTTTCTAAGTGATGTATAACTCGAATAAGTTTCTTTGCTAGATTTACTTGCGCTACCCTATGGTGTTTACCTTCTTGTTTCTTCTTATGATAATAAGCATAAAATAAGGGGTTGTTAACCATCAATATCAAAGTTATATTGATTAAGGCGGATCGTAAATATTTGCTGCCACGTTTAACTAGTTTACCGGTAGTAGACATGGTTCCAGATTGTTTAATTGTTGAATCTAATCCAGCATATGACACCATCTGAGAAGGACTATCATAAAGAGAAATATTACCGTATTCAGCTAGAATAATTGCTTCGGTAAGTGTTCCAATACCTTTAATACTTCCAAAGTATGTAGGATATTTCTTCATTAATTCGGTAATCCTAGATTCAATCACTTTGATATCTGTATTAAGTTTCTCAACGTAAGATATCGAAGTACTAAGTCTATCTAAATGATAGTCTTGGCTAGTACCAATTGTTTCTTTTGCTAATTCCTTAAGTTTCATAAACTTAGGATAAGAAAACTTACCCATTGATTTTTTTCTAATTTTATCATAGTGAAGATCAGTCATCTTGGCTATTTTATCTGGAGACTTAAAATAGCTTAAGATATATAAAGAAGTATCTGAATAGCCTTGTTCCTTCATAAAAGGATTAAACTCAGGGAAAATAATATCAAGTGTTTTGGTTATCATGTTGTATTGAGCAGTCCTAAATGAAATAAGTTTTGAACGTTCACGTGTTAGTGATTTTAAGGCACTTATATGATAAGATTGATGATGATAGGCTTTGTAGTCTACAGTCATCATATACTCAGAGATTAATTTTGCGTCTTTCTTATCTGTTTTTAACTTTCTTAGTGATTTAGAGTCGCTAAACTTCTTGACTAAGAGAGGGTTAATTTCCATGAATGAAAATCCATGGGAAGAAAGAAATGATTTTAAGTTATCTCCGTAATGACCTGTAGCTTCAAGGCCTATTATCATTTCACTTTTGTTAAATGGTTTAAAGTGTTCTAATAACTCCTTAAAGCCTGATGAATTGTTTTCAAAAGAAAACGACACACTTGTTTCAGTGGCGATGAAACAGTCGTGATTGTACTTAGAGATATCTATTCCAATGTAGATCATAAGTACAGACCTCCAATTAAATTTTTGGTACTGTGTTAAGTCCAGCAAGTCTTTATCTCATAATCATGTAAAAAGCGTCAAAGCGCTAACTAACTATTGCTGATTAAAATAAAGACCGTGGTAAGCGTCACCTTCAAACAGTCAATGCTGTATAAATATGTAACAAATCCACAGTACATTTATATTATATTAAATTAGAAAGAAGGGAGTAAATAATTAAGTTGTATTCTAACTAACCTAATACAATTTAATTATTACATGATTTTATGTATGCAATTAAAGTTGAAGATTTAACTGTATCATATGATTTAAAGCCAGTACTTTGGGATGTTGACTTAAACATCCCTTCTGGCGTTTTAATGGCGATTGTCGGTCCAAATGGTGCTGGTAAATCTACTATGATAAAAGCAATCTTAAATCTTATTAAGCCAGTAAGTGGAACAGCTTATTTTAACGGAAAAACATATAAGGAAGAAAGAAAAAATATTGCTTATGTACCACAAAGAGGCTCTGTAGACTGGGATTTTCCTACAACTGTTTTTGATGTTGTTTTAATGGGAAGATATGGGCATATAGGTTGGATTAAAAGACCCAGTAAACAAGACGAAGTTTTAGCACTTGAAGCTTTAGAAAAAGTTGATATGTTAAAATTTAAAGATCGTCAAATATCAGAGTTATCTGGGGGACAACAACAAAGAGTTTTTCTTGCACGTGCACTTGTTCAAGATGCGAACATCTATTTAATGGATGAACCATTTCAAGGTGTTGATGCTAAAACTGAAAAAGCAATAATCGAAATTTTAAAAACACTTAAAAATCAAGGTAAAACTGTTGTTGTAGTTCATCATGATTTAGAAACTGTTCCAGTATATTTTGATTGGGTTGCTTTGTTAAACCTAAAAGTTATTGCTTATGGTGAAATAAAAACTACTTTCACAAAAGAAAATATTGCCAAAACATATCGTTCTAGTACTTTAAAACAAACTGGAGATGATTTAAATGATTCTAACTAACTGGTTTTCAGAAAACTATACTTTAATCATTGTTTCAATAGGTGCACTTCTTCTTGGTCTTTCTAGTGCCGTTTTAGGAGTTTTAAATGTTCAAAGAAAACAAGCATTAGTTGGTGATGCATTAAGTCATGCGACCCTTCCTGGTGTTGTATTAGCATTTTTATTCACAAATAGCAGAAACATGGTAACACTTTTAATTGGTGCTGCTATATCAGCATTTCTAGCAATGTTCTTATTAGAATTAATTAAGAAGTATTCTAAAACAAAATATGACGCTAGCTTAGCACTAATTCTATCTTCTTTTTTTGGACTAGGTCAAGTTTTATTACAACTAGCTCAAGAACGTGGTAATAGAGCTGCAGGTCTTAAAAACTTTATTTTTGGGCAAGCAGCAACAATGATTAGAAGTGATGTAGTTATAATTGGTGTGATAGCAATCATTGTTATAATTTTAGTAGCAGTTTTTTGGAAAGAATTTAAACTATTCATTTTCAATAATGAGTTTTATCAAAGTTTAGGTTTTTCATCTAGAATTACTAGTGGCTTATTAACTTTCATGACTGTTATTGTCGTTGTTATAGGAATTAGAACAGTTGGTGTAATTCTTATGAGTGCGCTTTTAATTGCTCCAAGCGTTGCGTCAAGACAATGGAGCAATAAATTATCTATCAATGCACTATTGGCAGGAATTTTCGGAATGATTTCAGGTCTTCTAGGTTCAATAATTAGTTCACAAAAAACTAATCTTCCTACTGGTCCAGTTATCGTTGTTGTTTTAAGTGTATTTGTTATTATTTCATTACTATTTGCTCCTAAAAGAGGTATTATTAGAAAAACATATATTGATTATAAATATAAAAAAGATATTCATAAATATCATGATTTAATCCATATTTACAATGAACCAAAATCAAAAATCAAACTTTCAAATTCAAACAGTTTCTTAGTTGATGAAGGTTATCTAGTAGTTAATAAAGATGAAATAAAACTAACTGAAAAAGGAATTATTCATGTTGAAAAACTTTTAGGAGGTGAAGAATAATGTCAATGTCAATTTTTTTAATCGCTGCTTTTACTGCGATGGCATCCTCAATTGTTGGAGTTTTCCTCGTTCTAAGAAAAATGTCAATGATGACTGATGCGATTAGTCATACTGTCTTACTCGGTATCATTTTAGCGTATATGATTGTTAATGACTTATCTTCTCCTCTTTTAATCATTGGAGCAACAATCATCGGTGTTACAACCGTCTATTTAATTGAAATGCTTGTTAAAACTAAACGAACATCTGAAGATGCAGCAACTGGTGTTGTATTCCCTCTTCTTTTCAGTATTTCAGTTATTATTATTAGTTTAGGATTTAGAAATGTTCACATTGATGTTGATGCAGTCTTACTTGGTTCTCTAGAACTTGCAGATCAAGATTCATTATTAATTAACGGAATAAATATTGGTCCTAAATCACTATATATAATGGGAACAGTCTTTATAATAAATCTATTATTTTTCTTATTACTTTATAAAGAATTAAAAATAATTAGTTTTGATCCAGCACTTGCTGCTGTTTTAGGATTTATGCCTGTTTTAATTCATTATTTATTAATGACACTTGTTTCGATTACAGCGGTTGCTGCTTTCAATGCCGTTGGTTCAATCTTAGTTATTTCATTAATGGTAGGACCAGCAATGACAGCACTTCTTTTTACACGAAATCTTTTCAAAACAGTAATTTTTTCAATGTTAATAGGAATATTAAATAGTTTTATTGGTTATTTAATTGCTTATAACACTGACTTAAGTATTAGCGGAATGATTTCTGTTGTTACACTTGCTGTTTTCCTTATTGTTTTATTCTTTAATCCTAAGAACGGTGTTATTTCAAAGATCATTTCTAAAAAGAAACAACGAGAAGATTTCACTCTTCTTGTCTTATTAATGCATATATACACACATTCAGATATTTCAAGTGAAGTTAAGGAAGTTACTTTTAATAATATTAACTTCGAACTTAACTGGAAAGAAAATAAAACATATCATTACATTAAACTAGGTATTGAAAATTTGTATCTTGAAAAACAAAATGATATCATTAAACTTACTCAAAAAGGGATTAATTTCCACAATCAAAAAATTGAGGAATTTAGTTCATAATTGTGTTATAATACCATTAACGAGGTGGTAATTTATGAATCGTGCTGAAGAAGATTATATAAAAACAATTTACGAACTATCAATTAATAATGATAGTAAAATAATAAAAAATATTGATATAGCTGAAAGTCTAGGTTTCACAGATCAAAGTGTTAACGAAATGGTAAAAAAATTATCTGTTAAAGGATTCTTAGAATTCATTCCATATAAAGGTGTTAAACTTACTGAAAAAGGCGTT contains the following coding sequences:
- a CDS encoding metal ABC transporter ATP-binding protein; amino-acid sequence: MYAIKVEDLTVSYDLKPVLWDVDLNIPSGVLMAIVGPNGAGKSTMIKAILNLIKPVSGTAYFNGKTYKEERKNIAYVPQRGSVDWDFPTTVFDVVLMGRYGHIGWIKRPSKQDEVLALEALEKVDMLKFKDRQISELSGGQQQRVFLARALVQDANIYLMDEPFQGVDAKTEKAIIEILKTLKNQGKTVVVVHHDLETVPVYFDWVALLNLKVIAYGEIKTTFTKENIAKTYRSSTLKQTGDDLNDSN
- a CDS encoding metal ABC transporter permease, which translates into the protein MSMSIFLIAAFTAMASSIVGVFLVLRKMSMMTDAISHTVLLGIILAYMIVNDLSSPLLIIGATIIGVTTVYLIEMLVKTKRTSEDAATGVVFPLLFSISVIIISLGFRNVHIDVDAVLLGSLELADQDSLLINGINIGPKSLYIMGTVFIINLLFFLLLYKELKIISFDPALAAVLGFMPVLIHYLLMTLVSITAVAAFNAVGSILVISLMVGPAMTALLFTRNLFKTVIFSMLIGILNSFIGYLIAYNTDLSISGMISVVTLAVFLIVLFFNPKNGVISKIISKKKQREDFTLLVLLMHIYTHSDISSEVKEVTFNNINFELNWKENKTYHYIKLGIENLYLEKQNDIIKLTQKGINFHNQKIEEFSS
- a CDS encoding metal ABC transporter solute-binding protein, Zn/Mn family, yielding MKKLIFILTTLLAFALVGCNNNKYEYVEGKVNIVATTTMLGDLAKEIGGDYVSVKTLMGVGVDPHNYEARPSDSRALTKSDLVVVSGLHLEAKMGEILEKLPNEKVIVVGNSLEASKLLKDEDGAIDPHFWFDINLWKVAANALGNKLIAVDSENKIAYETRLNTYLNELDVLDAYVRSKVSELSEDKRKLVTAHDAFQYFAHAYGFEVHAIQGISTQSEASTKDIQDLAKLVKELNVKAVFIESSVPEATIRSVIEGAKALGHTVTIGGELYSDSLGDSASGTETYIKTIRANIDTIVNALK
- a CDS encoding IS110 family RNA-guided transposase: MIYIGIDISKYNHDCFIATETSVSFSFENNSSGFKELLEHFKPFNKSEMIIGLEATGHYGDNLKSFLSSHGFSFMEINPLLVKKFSDSKSLRKLKTDKKDAKLISEYMMTVDYKAYHHQSYHISALKSLTRERSKLISFRTAQYNMITKTLDIIFPEFNPFMKEQGYSDTSLYILSYFKSPDKIAKMTDLHYDKIRKKSMGKFSYPKFMKLKELAKETIGTSQDYHLDRLSTSISYVEKLNTDIKVIESRITELMKKYPTYFGSIKGIGTLTEAIILAEYGNISLYDSPSQMVSYAGLDSTIKQSGTMSTTGKLVKRGSKYLRSALINITLILMVNNPLFYAYYHKKKQEGKHHRVAQVNLAKKLIRVIHHLETTKTYFDSSLLK
- a CDS encoding metal ABC transporter permease, whose protein sequence is MILTNWFSENYTLIIVSIGALLLGLSSAVLGVLNVQRKQALVGDALSHATLPGVVLAFLFTNSRNMVTLLIGAAISAFLAMFLLELIKKYSKTKYDASLALILSSFFGLGQVLLQLAQERGNRAAGLKNFIFGQAATMIRSDVVIIGVIAIIVIILVAVFWKEFKLFIFNNEFYQSLGFSSRITSGLLTFMTVIVVVIGIRTVGVILMSALLIAPSVASRQWSNKLSINALLAGIFGMISGLLGSIISSQKTNLPTGPVIVVVLSVFVIISLLFAPKRGIIRKTYIDYKYKKDIHKYHDLIHIYNEPKSKIKLSNSNSFLVDEGYLVVNKDEIKLTEKGIIHVEKLLGGEE